The Opitutaceae bacterium genome has a window encoding:
- a CDS encoding acetolactate synthase, translating into MARTLPATDPVLQFSVFAENRVGRLFDLTDLLRRHNVHILALTTLDTTDDAIVRMVVDDPEKARELLINNDFAYSESVITPVEIRDESELAGVLQALLEAEINIHYVYSFIKRPDGYAALVLSIEDAEIAAQALNKRGFKVLSRSDICR; encoded by the coding sequence ATGGCCCGCACGCTTCCCGCCACCGACCCGGTTCTGCAATTTTCCGTGTTTGCGGAGAACCGAGTGGGGCGCCTCTTCGACCTGACCGACCTCCTGCGTCGGCACAATGTCCACATTCTTGCCCTGACCACGTTGGACACCACGGATGATGCCATAGTCCGGATGGTTGTCGATGACCCGGAAAAAGCACGGGAATTGCTTATAAACAATGACTTCGCCTATAGCGAATCAGTCATTACACCGGTCGAGATTCGCGACGAATCCGAGCTGGCAGGGGTCCTTCAGGCGTTGCTGGAGGCCGAAATCAACATCCACTACGTCTACAGCTTCATCAAGCGCCCCGACGGGTACGCGGCGCTCGTTCTGAGCATCGAAGATGCGGAAATTGCCGCACAAGCCTTAAACAAACGCGGTTTCAAGGTCCTTTCGCGGTCGGATATCTGTCGGTAA
- a CDS encoding PAS domain S-box protein, with product MKTSAQSNASPAQAQMGRAQLALHLVEQARQPLAILEGAHPAGAKVLLVNSAFERLTGVSSAQAAGRTLLEFLAPAPPPEAWLWGEAATQPGQIRQVVPCRKTDGTEYSVDLHLYPLGDGQPTGFWGASLTDLTDQLELHEALWQDEHTHHLLAEHARELITLWGQDGRCIFASPAASSVLGLAPRSLLGHSLPELLHPDELFSLTTAFAGQFDRPRAGIHVHRLRRANGTYVWVETVSRIRPSTTDAGRASIVLNSRDITKRRAAEQSLEHVHSLLSSIYDAVPIGLCLIDPSGVITQSNRAFCQLFQLPLQSPTGHPANEYLPERVLTRATQAKGVPVECECVDGEGHTFPAELHVVPLEDNQGRLVMLTDLRDRRRILEQLQDARRLESLGTLAGGIAHDFNNMLAIILSYASMLTDAAEDPLRLEHYAATIIDAGRRGAEVVRQLQLFANTQNADAVPTDIHALLDEVMAQAKHNWPADITLEHRFDAEDPTLVVDPLQFALALEKLLDNAKSATPPGGQVVVRTTEVRQSTFAPGVATPESRIYLRITIQDSGKGMDAATRERMFDPFFAKHKGAEARGLGLAVVYGIVRAHRGMIEVESMVGQGTSVHLLMPRAPLVAPQPEEPAVSEPPSSKRTILLVEDEEDLGALWNDLLPNQGWRTLWAKDGEEALRLFAAHKDEIALVFSDIGLPGIDGWQVVAHIRSERPDIPLLLTSGAFGNNERKKEIAAPVAYLPKPYVHTKALGEIKHLLSGKR from the coding sequence TTGAAGACATCGGCACAATCAAATGCGTCACCCGCGCAGGCCCAGATGGGACGTGCTCAGCTTGCGCTGCATCTTGTTGAGCAGGCGCGGCAACCCCTCGCCATCTTGGAGGGCGCGCATCCGGCGGGAGCCAAGGTGCTTTTGGTCAACTCCGCCTTTGAACGGCTCACCGGAGTCTCCTCCGCGCAAGCCGCCGGTCGCACGTTGCTCGAGTTTCTGGCGCCCGCCCCGCCTCCCGAGGCTTGGCTGTGGGGGGAGGCTGCCACGCAGCCGGGCCAAATCAGGCAGGTGGTTCCCTGTCGCAAAACCGATGGCACCGAGTATAGCGTCGATCTCCACCTGTATCCCTTGGGCGATGGGCAGCCCACTGGCTTTTGGGGCGCAAGCCTGACCGATCTCACCGACCAACTCGAGCTCCACGAGGCCTTGTGGCAGGACGAGCATACCCACCATCTCCTCGCAGAACACGCACGCGAACTCATAACCCTGTGGGGCCAGGACGGCCGCTGTATTTTTGCGTCGCCGGCTGCGTCGTCGGTTCTCGGCCTGGCGCCGCGCTCCCTGCTCGGCCACAGCCTGCCGGAGTTGCTGCACCCGGACGAGCTTTTCAGCCTCACCACCGCTTTTGCAGGTCAATTCGACCGCCCGCGGGCGGGGATCCATGTGCATCGCCTGCGCAGGGCCAACGGCACCTACGTGTGGGTCGAGACGGTCTCGCGTATCCGTCCTTCCACTACAGACGCGGGCCGCGCCTCGATCGTGCTCAACTCGCGCGACATCACGAAGCGACGCGCTGCGGAACAAAGCCTTGAGCACGTCCACAGCCTGCTGAGCTCCATCTACGACGCCGTGCCCATCGGACTGTGCCTGATTGATCCATCAGGAGTCATCACCCAGAGCAATCGCGCCTTCTGCCAGCTGTTCCAGCTTCCACTGCAATCACCGACCGGTCACCCGGCCAACGAGTACCTGCCCGAGCGGGTGCTCACACGCGCGACCCAGGCCAAGGGGGTGCCGGTCGAATGCGAATGCGTCGATGGCGAGGGCCACACCTTCCCCGCCGAATTGCACGTCGTCCCCCTCGAGGACAACCAGGGGCGCCTCGTGATGTTGACCGACCTGCGCGACCGCAGGCGCATTTTGGAACAACTCCAAGACGCGCGCCGCCTGGAGAGCCTTGGCACCCTTGCGGGCGGGATCGCCCATGACTTCAACAACATGCTCGCGATCATCCTCAGCTACGCGAGCATGCTCACCGACGCGGCGGAGGACCCTCTCCGGCTCGAGCATTACGCAGCGACCATTATCGACGCGGGACGCCGGGGGGCGGAGGTCGTGCGCCAGCTGCAATTGTTTGCCAATACGCAAAACGCCGACGCGGTGCCAACGGACATCCATGCCTTGCTCGACGAAGTCATGGCCCAAGCCAAGCACAATTGGCCTGCGGATATCACGCTTGAACACCGTTTCGACGCCGAGGACCCGACTCTCGTCGTCGACCCGCTCCAGTTTGCGCTGGCGCTCGAAAAGCTACTCGACAACGCCAAGTCAGCCACCCCCCCCGGGGGACAGGTGGTCGTACGCACCACCGAAGTGCGCCAGTCGACGTTTGCACCAGGTGTCGCCACGCCGGAATCGCGCATTTACCTCCGCATCACGATCCAGGACTCCGGCAAGGGCATGGACGCCGCGACCCGCGAACGCATGTTCGATCCCTTCTTCGCGAAGCACAAAGGGGCAGAAGCGCGCGGGCTCGGCCTAGCCGTAGTCTATGGCATCGTCCGCGCCCACCGTGGCATGATCGAGGTCGAGTCGATGGTGGGACAGGGGACGAGCGTGCATTTGCTCATGCCGCGGGCGCCGCTCGTAGCGCCTCAGCCGGAGGAACCCGCGGTTTCCGAACCGCCGTCATCAAAACGGACGATCCTGCTTGTCGAGGACGAGGAAGACCTTGGTGCACTTTGGAACGACCTTTTGCCAAACCAGGGTTGGCGGACGTTGTGGGCAAAAGATGGCGAGGAAGCCCTGCGCCTTTTCGCAGCGCACAAGGATGAGATCGCTCTCGTCTTCAGTGATATTGGTTTGCCAGGGATCGACGGATGGCAAGTTGTCGCCCATATCCGTTCAGAACGACCGGACATACCGCTTCTTCTCACGTCGGGCGCCTTCGGGAACAACGAACGCAAAAAAGAGATCGCCGCTCCTGTCGCCTACTTGCCGAAGCCATATGTCCACACCAAGGCATTGGGTGAAATCAAGCACCTGTTGAGCGGCAAGCGCTGA
- the fliS gene encoding flagellar export chaperone FliS, whose protein sequence is MPPMVASGYARTYQAQAVLTAAPGQLVLMMYDGALRFMNIAKDAMQNSDENPRRIELINTNIIKAQNILSELRANLNLEAGGEYATNLDRLYDYYLRRLFEANIRKDTAPLIEVEGLVRTLRDGWAEMLKTNEAQEAHRARGVA, encoded by the coding sequence ATGCCCCCAATGGTCGCCTCCGGCTACGCCCGGACATACCAGGCGCAGGCTGTCCTCACCGCAGCACCAGGCCAACTGGTCCTGATGATGTACGACGGAGCCCTGCGTTTCATGAACATCGCGAAGGACGCGATGCAGAATTCGGACGAAAATCCGCGCCGTATTGAACTTATCAATACGAACATCATCAAGGCCCAGAACATCCTTTCCGAACTTCGCGCCAACCTCAACCTCGAGGCAGGCGGCGAGTACGCGACAAATCTCGACCGGCTCTACGACTATTACCTGCGACGGCTTTTCGAAGCCAACATTCGCAAGGACACCGCACCCCTCATCGAGGTGGAAGGTCTCGTGCGGACCCTCCGCGATGGCTGGGCCGAGATGCTCAAGACCAACGAAGCCCAGGAAGCCCATCGCGCCAGGGGCGTGGCATGA
- a CDS encoding cation diffusion facilitator family transporter: MYSNSGDDVHEGVRRRATEGTRLVLAGIALNLVLAAVKFAGGIWGNTYALIADGVESSLDIVTSLLVFAGLRLASRPPDENHPYGHGKAETVAGLGVALILFAAAGVVSWQAVQEIRTPHAPPHWGTLPLLVLVVATKVAFSRRMVRASHAAGSTSLGIEAWHHYADALTSAAAFIGIAIAIAGGEGYEVADDWAAIAASLVIAWNGVSLARKAVDDMMDVAVPPVVEDRVREIAKSVPGVLGLDKCRVRRSGLTHLVDIHVEVDGSLTVTQGHDIAGAVKHELLRSDLQVSDVLVHIEPQSMGK; this comes from the coding sequence ATGTATTCAAATTCTGGAGACGACGTCCACGAGGGCGTGCGCCGGCGGGCGACGGAGGGCACGCGACTGGTGCTTGCAGGCATCGCGTTGAACCTGGTGCTGGCGGCGGTGAAATTCGCGGGCGGCATCTGGGGCAACACCTACGCCCTCATTGCGGACGGTGTGGAGTCGAGCCTCGACATTGTCACTTCGCTCCTCGTGTTTGCGGGGCTGCGGCTGGCCTCGCGCCCGCCCGATGAGAACCACCCGTATGGGCATGGCAAGGCGGAGACTGTGGCCGGCCTCGGTGTGGCCCTCATCCTCTTTGCGGCGGCAGGCGTGGTCTCGTGGCAGGCGGTGCAGGAGATACGCACTCCCCACGCACCGCCGCACTGGGGGACGCTTCCCTTGCTGGTCCTCGTGGTTGCGACAAAAGTCGCATTCTCACGCCGGATGGTACGGGCAAGCCACGCAGCCGGCAGCACGTCCCTTGGCATTGAGGCGTGGCACCATTATGCGGACGCGCTCACCTCGGCGGCCGCCTTCATCGGCATCGCCATAGCGATTGCAGGAGGCGAAGGCTACGAGGTTGCGGACGATTGGGCTGCCATCGCAGCCAGCCTTGTCATCGCCTGGAATGGCGTCTCGCTCGCCCGCAAGGCGGTCGACGACATGATGGATGTCGCCGTGCCGCCTGTAGTTGAAGACCGGGTACGGGAGATCGCGAAAAGTGTCCCAGGGGTCCTGGGCCTCGACAAGTGCCGCGTTCGGAGGAGCGGCCTCACTCACCTCGTCGACATCCACGTGGAAGTCGACGGTTCGCTTACCGTCACCCAAGGCCATGACATCGCAGGCGCAGTGAAGCATGAGCTCCTGCGTTCCGATCTTCAGGTAAGCGATGTGCTGGTGCACATCGAGCCCCAGTCCATGGGGAAATGA
- a CDS encoding sigma-54 dependent transcriptional regulator, producing MSLERILVLDDEPLIQKVLDELFRRKKFTVSIAGTIGQAEAMLARETFDLIMLDVRLPDGDGQQFLERVSTMPDRPLVVMMTGHGTIESAVACMRAGAFDYLIKPFSPGQIEIVLKKAETYRQLVKVNRYFSEQDGGEGDLLGRSPAMLRLRTLIERVAPTDATVLITGENGTGKEMIARELYRHSPRRNEPYIKVNCAALSENLIESELFGHEKGSFTGATDRREGRFELANRGTLLLDEVSEIPPGLQAKLLRVLQEREFERVGGSKTIKVNVRILATSNRDLMQFVERGHFRSDLYYRLNVFPVQVPPLRDRVEDIAVLSDAFLRRFARKHGLKLPGFSDNAVRALCEYSWPGNVRELQNTIERAVILSEDGRPVSTAALGLPSFSRSALGATQPPIPLSGSQRAEAPREPTPPPPEAPAYPQSSAPFTFAPAAASDYRPPTSLPTPTGVRTQDPFGTADQSAAGDATAILAPPPPEAKDEVVPLDELEKRAILAALKSTNGNRTRTAELLRISIRTLRNKLNEYRSQGIVIDGDENDA from the coding sequence ATGTCACTCGAGCGAATCCTTGTTTTGGATGACGAGCCATTGATCCAAAAGGTGCTCGACGAGCTCTTTCGCCGTAAAAAATTCACGGTCAGCATAGCCGGGACCATCGGGCAGGCGGAGGCGATGCTCGCCAGGGAAACGTTCGACCTGATCATGCTCGACGTGCGTCTGCCGGACGGAGACGGACAGCAGTTTCTCGAGCGGGTCAGCACCATGCCGGATCGGCCGCTGGTCGTGATGATGACCGGCCACGGAACCATTGAAAGTGCCGTCGCGTGCATGCGCGCGGGCGCGTTTGACTACCTAATCAAGCCGTTCTCCCCCGGTCAGATTGAGATCGTTCTCAAGAAGGCCGAGACGTACCGCCAGTTGGTCAAGGTCAACCGGTACTTCAGTGAGCAAGACGGCGGCGAGGGCGACCTGCTCGGTCGAAGCCCGGCCATGCTGCGCCTCAGGACGCTCATCGAGCGGGTGGCGCCTACGGATGCGACCGTGCTGATCACCGGCGAAAACGGCACGGGCAAGGAGATGATCGCGCGCGAGCTCTACCGGCATTCTCCGCGCCGCAACGAACCTTACATCAAGGTGAATTGTGCGGCGCTCTCCGAAAACCTGATCGAGAGCGAACTTTTCGGCCATGAAAAAGGTTCCTTCACAGGTGCGACGGACCGGCGCGAAGGTCGTTTCGAGCTGGCTAACCGCGGCACGCTGCTCCTCGACGAAGTAAGCGAAATTCCCCCGGGCCTTCAGGCGAAGCTGCTTCGCGTGCTCCAGGAGCGGGAGTTCGAGCGGGTCGGCGGAAGCAAGACGATCAAGGTCAATGTCCGGATCCTCGCCACATCGAATCGCGACCTGATGCAGTTCGTGGAGAGAGGGCACTTTCGTTCGGACTTGTATTATCGGCTGAACGTTTTTCCAGTGCAGGTGCCGCCCCTCCGGGACCGCGTGGAAGACATTGCCGTGCTGAGCGATGCTTTTCTGCGGCGGTTTGCCCGAAAACACGGTCTCAAGCTCCCGGGCTTCTCCGACAATGCCGTGCGGGCGCTCTGCGAGTATTCTTGGCCAGGCAATGTGCGTGAGCTGCAAAACACCATCGAACGAGCCGTGATCCTTTCGGAAGATGGAAGGCCCGTAAGTACTGCGGCGCTTGGCCTTCCCTCCTTTTCACGCTCCGCCCTGGGTGCCACCCAGCCCCCCATTCCCCTATCCGGGTCGCAGCGCGCTGAGGCCCCGCGCGAACCAACGCCCCCCCCGCCCGAGGCTCCCGCCTACCCGCAGTCGTCAGCCCCTTTCACCTTCGCACCTGCCGCGGCAAGCGACTATCGTCCTCCCACCTCGCTACCAACTCCCACGGGCGTCCGGACACAGGATCCATTTGGCACCGCGGATCAGAGTGCCGCGGGCGATGCGACTGCAATTCTAGCGCCCCCGCCTCCTGAGGCGAAAGACGAAGTCGTTCCGCTCGATGAGTTGGAGAAGCGTGCGATCCTCGCCGCCCTGAAATCCACCAATGGCAATCGTACGCGCACTGCCGAGCTTCTCCGGATAAGCATCCGAACCCTGCGAAACAAATTGAACGAGTATCGTTCGCAGGGGATCGTGATAGATGGCGACGAAAATGATGCGTGA
- the fliD gene encoding flagellar filament capping protein FliD, with the protein MATVPLSGLISGFDWQTFIDTIIAAESKPITNLQVEKANNTRKSTALSSLGTKMQELQTASNALKADGLFTSRTSKSTTADSTWASSASTGTTAGSYKINVTQLASNAKLTGTTGVSQALAPTSDVSGLTIASLPTATAVTSGFFTVNGKQISVASTDSLADVLNRIGTETGATVTAAYNPATDRIDLTSAGTITLGAANDTSNFLAVTRLRNNNTGTVSSSGTLGSAGLNTTLASARLDTAITNVDGSGNGTFSVNGVSIAYNVNTDTLNTVLARINSSTAGVTAAYDPATDGFSLTNKVTGDIGVSVTDSAGGFLDAIGLRTGTTLSAGKNAQYTLNGGATLVSQTNTFDSSSHGVTGLSVTVNTETEQTITVAGDTDKMKSAINDFITKFNAVEAYIEQQTKITIGADKKVSSALLASNREIQSWASNLRSMAFGSISGLSGTISKLGDLGINFTSTESTLSITDSAKLDAALRDKPSDVTEFFTKATTGFVAKFDSFAKTILGTSGTGAGGLLGNQTDTLTKQNTSIDQQIAALQRSLDAQKAQMTTAFIEMENAQAKIKQMQQQLSQALGTATSS; encoded by the coding sequence ATGGCCACCGTCCCCCTCTCAGGACTTATCTCCGGTTTCGACTGGCAGACGTTCATCGACACGATCATCGCAGCCGAAAGCAAGCCGATCACCAATCTGCAGGTCGAGAAGGCGAACAACACCCGCAAGTCCACGGCGCTTTCGTCGCTTGGAACGAAGATGCAGGAGCTTCAGACCGCATCGAACGCGCTGAAAGCGGACGGTCTCTTCACCTCACGTACCTCCAAGTCAACGACGGCGGATTCGACCTGGGCCTCGAGTGCATCCACCGGCACCACGGCGGGATCCTACAAGATCAATGTCACGCAGCTGGCGTCCAACGCAAAGCTCACCGGCACCACAGGAGTATCCCAAGCGCTCGCGCCGACCAGCGATGTTTCGGGCCTGACAATCGCTTCCCTGCCCACGGCCACCGCAGTCACCTCCGGGTTCTTCACCGTAAACGGCAAACAGATCAGCGTTGCCTCGACCGACTCCCTGGCCGATGTCCTCAACCGGATCGGCACCGAAACGGGCGCCACGGTCACCGCTGCCTACAACCCCGCGACGGATCGAATCGATCTTACATCCGCCGGCACCATCACACTCGGCGCGGCAAACGACACGTCCAATTTTCTCGCCGTCACACGGCTCCGGAACAACAACACCGGCACCGTCAGCAGCAGCGGCACCCTCGGTAGTGCCGGCTTGAATACAACGCTCGCCAGCGCCAGGCTCGACACCGCCATCACCAACGTGGACGGCTCCGGCAACGGCACGTTCAGCGTCAACGGCGTCTCAATCGCGTACAATGTCAACACCGACACCCTCAACACGGTGCTCGCGCGAATCAACTCGTCCACCGCCGGGGTCACAGCGGCCTACGACCCGGCCACGGACGGCTTCTCACTCACCAACAAGGTCACTGGCGACATCGGCGTTTCCGTCACGGACTCAGCCGGTGGATTTCTCGACGCCATCGGCCTGCGCACAGGCACCACCCTCTCGGCCGGGAAGAACGCCCAATACACGCTCAATGGAGGCGCCACGCTGGTGAGCCAGACCAACACGTTTGACTCGAGCTCACATGGTGTCACCGGGCTCTCGGTGACCGTGAACACAGAGACGGAGCAAACCATCACCGTCGCCGGTGACACCGACAAGATGAAGTCGGCGATCAACGACTTCATCACCAAGTTCAACGCGGTCGAAGCCTACATCGAGCAGCAAACGAAAATCACAATTGGTGCCGACAAGAAGGTGAGCAGCGCCTTGCTCGCCTCAAACCGCGAAATTCAATCCTGGGCCTCGAATCTCCGCTCGATGGCCTTCGGGTCGATCAGCGGCCTCAGCGGCACCATCTCCAAGCTGGGCGACTTGGGAATCAATTTCACCTCCACCGAGTCCACACTCTCCATCACCGACAGCGCCAAACTCGACGCCGCCCTCCGTGACAAGCCGTCGGATGTCACCGAGTTCTTCACAAAGGCGACGACCGGCTTTGTTGCGAAGTTCGACAGTTTCGCCAAAACGATTCTGGGGACCTCAGGCACCGGCGCAGGCGGACTTCTGGGCAACCAGACCGATACCCTCACCAAACAAAACACGTCAATTGACCAGCAGATTGCCGCACTGCAGCGGTCGCTCGATGCCCAAAAGGCGCAAATGACGACCGCATTCATTGAGATGGAAAATGCGCAGGCGAAGATCAAACAGATGCAGCAGCAGCTTAGCCAGGCTCTCGGAACGGCAACGTCGTCGTAA
- a CDS encoding methyl-accepting chemotaxis protein, which translates to MRKRSLRLRMLSGIGTVVILSLATTVFFVIHRNTKVVTTSALEVARITAESEASEIRAILESAYATTAALAATMEGASSGSTRLDRDSANGILKHMLAANPELFGIWMVWEENAFDQADAAHAGKEGSSPSGRFAPYWFRDKDSLANENTDSFMDESRNSYYVIPRDTGLPTLLEPYRDNAGDRKDVLMTSLAIPLKKEGKVVAVMGVDLVLERLTQIVTARKLYDTGYLALISNEARYLAHPDSQRVGKPYAEFDKWAEPFLPHIKAGEPFETKNYSQTLGTDVYRIAAPVKIASIASAWSVVANVPANEVLGPVISIRNQSMVIGGVATVLVLLFVGWMARSISKPIESISTHLREGSAHTSSAVAEISSTSQALASAASQQAASLEETSASLEELSSMTKRNAEGATTANSLANEARGATEAGAEKMKAMVRAMEAIKASSDNVAKIVKTIDEIAFQTNLLALNAAVEAARAGEAGAGFAVVAEEVRNLAQRATSAARESTAQIAEAVQRTHVGTQTCLEVSQGFESIRDKIGQLTSLAAEIAGASQEQTKGIAEINNAMVQFDKVTQSNAAQSEETAAAAQELNAQAIELHRIADELRTLVAGGVIDPALAAPAASAAPVGEEAPEKGV; encoded by the coding sequence ATGAGAAAACGTAGCCTTCGGCTTCGGATGCTATCTGGCATCGGCACGGTGGTCATCCTCAGTCTTGCGACCACCGTTTTTTTTGTCATCCACCGCAATACGAAAGTTGTCACCACTTCGGCGCTTGAGGTGGCCCGGATCACAGCCGAAAGCGAGGCGTCTGAGATTCGAGCAATCTTGGAATCCGCGTACGCCACGACCGCGGCCCTCGCGGCGACCATGGAGGGTGCTTCATCCGGTTCGACACGCCTGGATCGCGATTCTGCGAACGGCATCTTGAAGCATATGCTCGCGGCCAACCCCGAGCTCTTCGGCATTTGGATGGTCTGGGAGGAAAACGCCTTCGATCAAGCGGATGCCGCCCACGCGGGAAAGGAGGGATCCAGCCCGTCCGGGCGGTTCGCTCCCTACTGGTTTCGAGACAAGGACTCCCTCGCAAACGAAAACACCGACAGCTTCATGGACGAGTCGCGCAATAGCTACTACGTCATTCCCCGAGATACCGGGCTCCCCACCCTGCTTGAGCCCTACCGTGATAATGCGGGCGACCGAAAGGATGTCCTGATGACGTCTCTTGCAATTCCTCTGAAGAAGGAAGGAAAGGTGGTGGCGGTCATGGGCGTGGACTTGGTCCTGGAGCGCCTCACCCAGATTGTCACGGCGAGGAAGCTTTACGATACTGGCTACCTTGCCCTGATATCCAATGAAGCCCGCTATCTGGCGCACCCGGATTCCCAACGTGTGGGCAAGCCTTACGCGGAGTTCGACAAATGGGCGGAGCCATTCCTGCCACACATCAAGGCCGGGGAACCGTTCGAAACCAAGAACTACTCCCAAACGCTGGGGACCGACGTTTACCGGATCGCTGCCCCGGTGAAGATAGCCAGCATTGCAAGCGCTTGGAGCGTCGTGGCCAACGTGCCCGCAAATGAGGTGCTCGGGCCTGTGATTTCCATTCGCAATCAGAGCATGGTGATAGGGGGAGTCGCTACCGTGCTGGTGCTTCTATTCGTGGGTTGGATGGCCCGTTCCATTTCAAAGCCCATCGAATCAATCTCCACACACCTGCGCGAAGGGTCCGCCCACACGTCCTCGGCGGTCGCGGAAATCTCAAGCACGAGCCAGGCCCTGGCGTCTGCCGCAAGCCAGCAGGCGGCATCACTGGAGGAGACCAGTGCCTCCCTTGAAGAGCTTTCGAGCATGACGAAGCGAAATGCGGAAGGCGCCACCACGGCGAACTCGCTCGCCAACGAGGCCCGGGGTGCGACTGAGGCGGGCGCGGAGAAAATGAAGGCGATGGTTCGCGCGATGGAAGCCATCAAGGCCTCTTCCGACAATGTCGCGAAGATCGTGAAGACGATCGATGAGATTGCCTTCCAGACAAACCTCCTCGCGCTCAATGCCGCGGTTGAAGCCGCCCGTGCGGGTGAGGCGGGCGCCGGGTTCGCGGTGGTCGCTGAAGAAGTGCGCAATCTGGCGCAACGCGCCACCTCCGCTGCACGCGAAAGCACCGCGCAAATCGCAGAGGCAGTCCAACGGACGCACGTGGGCACCCAGACCTGTCTGGAGGTTTCCCAGGGCTTTGAATCGATCCGCGACAAGATCGGCCAGCTTACAAGCCTCGCCGCGGAGATCGCAGGCGCGAGCCAGGAACAAACCAAAGGCATTGCCGAGATCAACAACGCCATGGTCCAATTCGACAAGGTCACGCAGTCAAACGCCGCCCAGTCGGAGGAGACCGCGGCCGCAGCCCAGGAACTGAATGCCCAGGCGATCGAACTTCACAGGATCGCCGACGAACTTCGCACCCTCGTAGCGGGTGGCGTCATCGATCCCGCGTTGGCGGCGCCTGCGGCCAGCGCGGCGCCCGTCGGCGAGGAAGCGCCCGAGAAAGGCGTGTAG
- a CDS encoding HDOD domain-containing protein, whose translation MSSPSTQPPIRELVVRQAQHLPAAPQIFARLTMLLEEDGGDIEQVQELVTLDPALAGQVLLMANSVYYRGESGISSIRDAVGRMGVMEVHRAVGIAMAAKLFSNGIPAYGMSAETMWSNSVAGALAMECLARHSGNNEHEGYTIGLLRQIGKLALGNVLRQESPPLRCPDDGDLYAWERARFDLTNLEATAAILTAWKLSPRLIDGVRHSLDLSCGPANREAHLLHLANWVVEQLNLGVPLERGLWKLTPQVCEVSGVDEALVQSCIDETATEWRALKSIMAD comes from the coding sequence ATGTCCTCACCTTCGACTCAGCCACCCATCCGCGAACTCGTGGTACGGCAGGCGCAGCATTTGCCGGCTGCGCCCCAGATCTTTGCGCGACTCACCATGCTTTTGGAGGAGGATGGAGGGGATATCGAGCAGGTGCAGGAACTCGTCACGCTGGATCCTGCCCTCGCGGGGCAGGTGTTGCTGATGGCGAATAGCGTCTATTACCGGGGCGAGTCTGGGATTTCCTCAATCCGTGACGCGGTGGGCCGCATGGGCGTGATGGAAGTGCATCGCGCCGTGGGTATAGCGATGGCGGCCAAATTGTTCTCAAACGGTATTCCCGCATATGGGATGTCTGCGGAAACCATGTGGAGCAACTCCGTCGCGGGCGCCCTCGCGATGGAATGCCTGGCGCGGCATTCGGGCAACAATGAGCACGAGGGCTATACCATCGGGCTTCTCCGTCAGATTGGAAAACTGGCGCTAGGGAATGTGCTTCGCCAGGAGTCTCCCCCCTTGCGTTGCCCGGACGATGGTGACCTTTACGCCTGGGAGCGTGCGCGCTTCGACCTCACCAACCTCGAGGCGACCGCGGCGATCCTCACGGCTTGGAAACTCTCGCCGCGGTTGATTGACGGCGTGCGCCACAGCCTCGACCTTTCCTGCGGTCCCGCGAATCGTGAGGCCCATCTTCTCCACCTGGCCAACTGGGTGGTCGAGCAGCTGAATCTCGGGGTTCCCCTCGAGCGCGGGCTCTGGAAACTCACGCCGCAGGTGTGCGAAGTGTCCGGCGTCGACGAGGCGCTCGTGCAGTCGTGCATCGACGAGACCGCAACGGAGTGGCGGGCCTTGAAGTCGATCATGGCGGATTAG